One window from the genome of Primulina huaijiensis isolate GDHJ02 unplaced genomic scaffold, ASM1229523v2 scaffold29509, whole genome shotgun sequence encodes:
- the LOC140967882 gene encoding laccase-15-like gives MRIFLLYFNVVILLLLCSIRQGDALVRRYKFKLQDASYSRLCSNKTILTINGQFPGPTIYARKGDLVIVDVYNRANHNITIHWHGVKMPRYPWSDGPEYVTQCPITPGTGFRQNVVLSDEEGTLWWHAHSEWSRATVYGALVILPKKADQYPFPKPYAEVPILLGDWWKSDVQEVMEEFLRTGGDPNVSDAFLINGQPGDLYPCSRQDTFKMKVEYGKTYLVRLINAVMNNIMFFKIANHNITVVGSDASYTKPINSDYITISPGQTIDFLLHANQKPSHYYMASRVYASAGFYDNTTTTGIIEYVGNYTPPPTPLLPTFFQFNDTSASVNFTRQLRSLANKKYPVDVPLNVTDTLFFTISINTRSCPNDSCAGPNGGRFLASVNNVTLVLPKIDILQAYYERISGIYETDFPDNPPFPYNYTQQFVPQLLWTPENGTDVNILEYDSVVELVFQGTNTVSGVDHPMHLHGHSFYVVGSGLGNFNKSTDPLNYNLVDPPLMETIAVPVNGWTAIRFRANNPGVWFMHCHFERHVSWGMGMTFIVKNGKGPNEKMLPPPLDMPKC, from the exons atgagGATCTTTCTCTTGTATTTCAATGTCgtcattcttcttcttctttgtaGCATACGACAGGGCGATGCATTGGTTCGTCGTTACAAGTTCAAG CTTCAAGACGCATCGTACTCCCGGCTTTGCAGCAACAAGACCATTTTGACAATAAATGGACAATTTCCAGGGCCAACCATTTATGCAAGAAAAGGAGATTTAGTCATTGTTGACGTGTATAATCGAGCTAATCATAATATAACAATTCACTG GCATGGGGTGAAAATGCCAAGATATCCCTGGTCGGATGGTCCAGAGTATGTGACTCAATGTCCTATTACTCCAGGCACAGGGTTCAGGCAAAACGTCGTGCTTTCTGACGAGGAAGGTACTCTATGGTGGCACGCACACAGTGAGTGGTCACGTGCGACAGTATACGGTGCACTCGTGATATTACCAAAGAAGGCAGACCAATATCCGTTCCCAAAGCCTTATGCTGAAGTCCCCATTTTACTAG GAGACTGGTGGAAGAGTGATGTGCAAGAAGTTATGGAGGAATTCCTACGAACCGGAGGCGACCCAAATGTATCCGATGCATTCCTTATAAACGGACAGCCTGGCGACCTATACCCGTGCTCAAGACAAG ATACCTTCAAGATGAAAGTGGAATACGGCAAAACATATTTAGTACGTCTGATAAACGCTGTAATGAACAACATCATGTTCTTCAAAATCGCAAACCATAATATCACGGTTGTCGGATCGGATGCAAGCTATACAAAGCCGATAAACAGCGATTACATCACAATCTCCCCGGGCCAAACCATTGATTTCTTGCTACATGCCAATCAAAAACCTAGTCACTATTACATGGCCTCTCGAGTTTACGCTAGCGCCGGATTTTACGACAACACCACCACAACCGGAATCATAGAATACGTCGGAAATTACACCCCACCACCGACACCGTTGCTTCCGACGTTTTTCCAGTTCAACGACACATCTGCATCCGTTAATTTTACGAGGCAGCTGAGAAGTTTAGCTAATAAAAAGTACCCTGTCGATGTCCCTTTAAATGTCACGGATACACTGTTCTTTACTATTTCGATCAATACAAGATCTTGCCCGAATGATTCGTGTGCCGGGCCGAACGGGGGTCGGTTCTTGGCAAGTGTGAATAACGTAACCTTGGTTTTGCCGAAAATTGACATCCTTCAAGCTTATTACGAGCGTATCAGTGGCATCTACGAGACTGACTTTCCTGATAATCCACCTTTCCCGTATAATTACACGCAACAGTTTGTGCCTCAACTCTTGTGGACGCCTGAAAATGGAACAGACGTAAATATTCTTGAATATGATTCCGTTGTGGAGCTTGTCTTTCAAGGAACAAACACAGTTTCGGGTGTCGATCACCCGATGCACTTACATGGACACAGTTTTTACGTGGTTGGCTCGGGATTGGGGAACTTTAACAAAAGCACCGATCCTTTGAATTATAATCTCGTGGACCCTCCATTGATGGAAACCATCGCGGTTCCGGTGAACGGGTGGACGGCGATACGATTCAGGGCAAACAATCCAG GAGTTTGGTTCATGCATTGCCATTTCGAACGGCATGTTAGCTGGGGAATGGGGATGACATTCATTGTTAAAAATGGTAAAGGCCCAAATGAGAAAATGCTGCCACCACCTCTCGATATGCCCAAGTGTTGA